In one Balaenoptera musculus isolate JJ_BM4_2016_0621 chromosome 20, mBalMus1.pri.v3, whole genome shotgun sequence genomic region, the following are encoded:
- the CDK5R1 gene encoding cyclin-dependent kinase 5 activator 1, translated as MGTVLSLSPSYRKATLFEDGAATVGHYTAVQNSKNAKDKNLKRHSIISVLPWKRIVAVSAKKKNSKKVQPNSSYQNNITHLNNENLKKSLSCANLSTFAQPPPAQPPAPPASQLSGSQTGVSSSVKKAPHPAVTSAGTPKRVIVQASTSELLRCLGEFLCRRCYRLKHLSPTDPVLWLRSVDRSLLLQGWQDQGFITPANVVFLYMLCRDVISSEVGSDHELQAVLLTCLYLSYSYMGNEISYPLKPFLVESCKEAFWDRCLSVINLMSSKMLQINADPHYFTQVFSDLKNESGQEDKKRLLLGLDR; from the coding sequence ATGGGCACGGTGCTGTCCCTGTCCCCCAGCTACCGGAAGGCCACGCTGTTTGAGGATGGCGCGGCCACGGTGGGCCACTACACGGCCGTGCAGAACAGCAAGAACGCCAAGGACAAGAACCTGAAGCGGCACTCCATCATCTCCGTGCTGCCTTGGAAGAGGATCGTGGCCGTGTCGGCCAAGAAGAAGAACTCCAAGAAGGTGCAGCCCAACAGCAGCTACCAGAACAACATCACGCACCTCAACAATGAGAACCTGAAGAAGTCGCTGTCGTGCGCCAACCTGTCCACGTTCGCCCAGCCCCCACCGGCGCAGCCGCCCGCACCCCCTGCCAGCCAGCTCTCGGGCTCCCAGACGGGGGTCTCCTCCTCCGTCAAGAAGGCCCCGCATCCTGCCGTCACCTCCGCAGGGACGCCCAAACGGGTCATCGTCCAGGCATCCACCAGCGAGCTGCTGCGCTGCCTGGGTGAGTTTCTCTGTCGCCGGTGCTACCGCCTGAAGCACCTGTCCCCCACGGACCCTGTGCTCTGGCTGCGCAGCGTGGACCGCTCGCTGCTCCTGCAGGGCTGGCAGGACCAGGGCTTCATCACGCCCGCCAACGTGGTCTTCCTTTACATGCTCTGCCGGGATGTCATCTCCTCCGAGGTGGGCTCCGACCACGAGCTCCAGGCCGTCCTGCTGACCTGCCTGTACCTCTCCTACTCCTACATGGGCAATGAGATCTCCTACCCGCTCAAGCCCTTCCTGGTGGAGAGCTGCAAGGAGGCCTTTTGGGACCGCTGCCTCTCCGTCATCAACCTCATGAGCTCCAAGATGCTGCAGATCAACGCCGACCCCCACTACTTCACACAGGTGTTCTCCGACCTGAAGAACGAGAGTGGCCAGGAGGACAAGAAGCGGCTCCTCCTAGGGCTGGACCGGTGA